TGCTTCCTAGTGCGAAGGCCAGTGGGCCAATCAAGGTCTCAAGTGCAGGGTTTTGCGATGGTTTGCCCTTACCTCCTCTTGCACTTCACTTGCCAACCCGGTTTGCTTCTCCTTCCTGCTTTCCTCACCTGATTTATGGACCTCCTTATCACACAGTTCAGCTACATGTTGGGGCTTTTCTCCCAACTCCTCCTGGTGCCCTTCACCTTGATCATTATCCCTAGTTGATAGAGTCAATGATACCTCCTGTAGCTTCTCCACCACCTCTGAAATGTGCTTTGTTGTCCCCTCACTCTCCTTTTGAACTTTCCTGGTAACAAAGAGTGCTTGAGCTCTTGCGTTCTTTGTTTCATTATGTAACTCAAAAGTTCCTTTGTTTGCCTTCCACGGCGATGCCCGTAGACGTTCATCATATTTACGTTCTACCTCCGTATCTCCTGCATTCTCGTCACAATCCTTCTCCCCATGTCCTAATCTTCCACATACATAGAAATATATGGGGAGCTTCTCAAATTTAACGGGCACCTCTGTCGTTCCTCCCTTCATCTTCATGTTGATAGTTTTCGGTATTGGCTTGCGGGCATCAAGAAAAACCCTAATCCGCAAGGATTTGTTTATCCCAATAACATCAGTTCTATCCATGCTCAAATAAACTCCAATCTTGTTTCCTAGGGCCTTCGCGTTTTGTTCATTGTTCCTGCCCCGCATCGGCAGATCATAAACCCTAGCCCATAGAGGCACATGGTACAAGGGAAGCTCCGAAGGTCTCTTATCTCCCTGGACATCTGCAAGAATTAGGGCATGGTGGTCAAAGTGCCACGGTTGGGATTCCATCACAAAAGCCTTGTCCCTCCAATGGTGAAACTGGAAGAAGAACAAATTTTTCTCAATGT
This sequence is a window from Spinacia oleracea cultivar Varoflay chromosome 1, BTI_SOV_V1, whole genome shotgun sequence. Protein-coding genes within it:
- the LOC110804042 gene encoding uncharacterized protein; amino-acid sequence: MKRVWNPKHGLEANNIEKNLFFFQFHHWRDKAFVMESQPWHFDHHALILADVQGDKRPSELPLYHVPLWARVYDLPMRGRNNEQNAKALGNKIGVYLSMDRTDVIGINKSLRIRVFLDARKPIPKTINMKMKGGTTEVPVKFEKLPIYFYVCGRLGHGEKDCDENAGDTEVERKYDERLRASPWKANKGTFELHNETKNARAQALFVTRKVQKESEGTTKHISEVVEKLQEVSLTLSTRDNDQGEGHQEELGEKPQHVAELCDKEVHKSGEESRKEKQTGLASEVQEEVRANHRKTLHLRP